The proteins below come from a single Takifugu rubripes chromosome 10, fTakRub1.2, whole genome shotgun sequence genomic window:
- the jcad gene encoding uncharacterized protein jcad, whose amino-acid sequence MYSVEDLLISHGYKVPKHTTSSTTSTPAPTSLSHQAPSSSQPSYNKHHEILEIVPSSRTVNGYEQGPYGNSGGTKQPHVYHCPNNNNNVPRDRSQFRQEGGSRTDTHSLTSDSGVCDGTKGLQSQAKDVSYWRRKGQDFTVLLDYTDFRESHCGRQGDYCRPNGSQQARGQEMSEIEHQRGAHERRHWTAQIQGQAPSKKELHSGEREAALQQWRMVTERKCQSLGNDNWRPAVNFGRQLSQSEGERWTQEKQRLHVRTPEGVIIHPRTKVKSQSLPRMLQPESLHYVDIASPGQGLYRRINGHPLTHHDFYRAPHWPENGRPASATQLSVTPKPRFTRPPRPPSYEMHQQIRGSCEVLSGRDSVIPQARERTPIPISRTCEAQLDYFAQDSGPPGYIPPPSYKRAPVMGGGHRGFGEIPVDYRYKGGVYQQIHMAPDGSHWITRHPVGFWPDLQRERNMSGQKQLYPVYTSQEHHGGGIQYIPFDDPRIRHISSALGGNSLTDADKIRHICNELPSVTVSEPSTINSAFLPPPLAPSITAKLAADANQTCSTNLDNDSNRWHSDLHNETVDNFQAIDQNCNNRYPKKCRPPSSPSSAFQVPLTRICSQQGTSLDHVFAETITQVKKIVPDSGTENNSNTKRRVSETIFCLVSVPVHTSTNVNKDLAADQNNNETIQGLTVTTDTFAVGLKESLNIRSKSVNEMPMKSHYARFHTSSTSSLKNYKRAPLRKEIIDAWILQANDEKEICYTASWPGNQYRNQETQTGSPLTVLKSPESQSPPPHGQEPVQSVSGKTTESDLSTEYCHSYGYPMAGQKNLQLSSNSAFSRLSLSPTQLSLTQFPSSPSKTQTQESVEQVAFGQFLLKPVNRRPFDAIGELESINKEMEDTISKRPNVAKHHDGLNGLNDRFQQFKLANFTVGLDLDREAISLPPMHTDKSSEEKVRSKSFASTTDLAFMDREIVFSKIQTTSLPPANELSLPTNQCVSDSCLLPLHSPQNGSNQLYRQDIPVLQESLLRDVGLTVYTETPGGPGEPIKRSLSVPSPLDLNKLSESVQELWENRTAQVQSSGGLKDNSDKDLPDRLQTKRNAKSDSDVPSSGHVNLRICRSDSDNTCKKHISSIITQRRREVSFVFKTNDNDVRSTISEPPIYKIESTIADKHLQNLLILEKANSLSAQDLSNLYEVKCAKGIPENESIEQRAARILGISVPVEALGVGGKQSERKHDDDEEDATVSDKLRNPPEETEKLIEEGKKVKEDVLNVEATIKEVNGTEGNCEEVIQKHSDDNEGKKNLDIEFQSMLVLDLPEFPPSKLPLSLPVTPNEKQVLGMCTGEKRGQNGACKATKSLQYKINCLAASLGRSATDRTARLKELGSVSRIRQLSLKGSQSEKKESEKNPSDIPKQKLEAADDGKAELEREKKGEMNEKERPVGYPDVACTSKETTKETDGKWQRKEEKTNEIKDMMAIKSENESAKGDVNFKSKGAVLELSLAEDDKVKPLKKEEKKTSKVHGVKGVDREITPKPRQRTKLQKPPLLPKPLSVPKREITLPLRTSMSTCSPSSMDDEEVHSVSDSYDPTRVEQV is encoded by the exons ATGTACAGTGTGGAGGACCTCCTCATCTCTCATGGATACAAAGTGCCCAAgcacaccacctcctccaccacctctacCCCTGCCCCCACATCCTTGTCCCACCAGGCTCCCTCATCATCTCAGCCATCCTATAACAAACACCATGAAATCTTGGAAATTGTGCCCAGCTCCAGGACAGTGAATGGCTATGAACAAGGTCCCTATGGAAACAGTGGTGGAACCAAGCAGCCACATGTGTACCACTGtcctaataacaacaataatgtaCCCAGGGACAGGAGTCAGTTCAGACAAGAGGGCGGGAGCCGGACCGACACCCACTCACTGACCTCAGACAGCGG GGTCTGCGATGGCACCAAAGGTCTGCAGTCACAGGCAAAGGATGTCTCTTACTGGAGAAGGAAAGGTCAGGACTTCACAGTGCTACTGGACTACACTGATTTTAGAGAGTCCCATTGTGGAAGGCAGGGGGATTACTGTAGGCCAAATGGGTCTCAACAAGCTAGAGGCCAAGAGATGTCTGAAATTGAACATCAAAGGGGAGCTCATGAGAGGAGGCACTGGACAGCCCAAATCCAAGGTCAAGCCCCCTCCAAAAAAGAGCTACACTCTGGAGAAAGGGAAGCTGCTCTTCAGCAGTGGAGAATGGTGACCGAGAGGAAATGCCAGAGTCTAGGGAATGACAACTGGCGACCCGCTGTTAACTTTGGTCGTCAGCTGTCACAAAGTGAGGGAGAGCGATGGACACAGGAGAAACAGCGACTCCATGTCAGAACACCAGAGGGCGTTATCATTCACCCCAGGACCAAAGTTAAATCCCAATCTTTGCCCAGGATGCTGCAACCCGAGAGCCTGCATTATGTGGACATAGCCTCACCTGGTCAAGGTTTGTACAGGCGGATTAATGGCCACCCACTGACACACCATGATTTTTATAGGGCACCACATTGGCCAGAGAATGGGAGGCCAGCTAGTGCCACTCAGCTCTCAGTAACACCAAAGCCCCGCTTCACTCGACCCCCCAGACCTCCATCTTATGAGATGCACCAGCAGATTAGGGGAAGCTGTGAAGTGTTGTCTGGGAGAGACTCAGTTATTCCCCAGGCCAGGGAAAGAACACCAATACCAATATCGAGGACATGTGAAGCACAATTGGACTATTTTGCACAGGACTCTGGACCTCCTGGAtacatccctccaccatcctaTAAAAGAGCACCTGTTATGGGAGGTGGACACCGGGGTTTTGGTGAAATTCCTGTTGATTATAG GTATAAAGGGGGTGTATACCAGCAAATCCACATGGCTCCAGATGGTTCCCACTGGATCACGAGGCATCCAGTTGGCTTCTGGCCAGATTtgcaaagagaaagaaacatgTCTGGCCAGAAGCAACTTTACCCGGTATATACATCCCAGGAGCACCATGGTGGGGGAATCCAGTATATTCCCTTTGATGACCCACGCATTCGTCATATTTCATCAGCCCTCGGTGGCAACTCTTTGACGGATGCTGACAAGATCCGCCATATTTGCAATGAGCTTCCCAGTGTCACTGTGTCAGAACCGTCAACCATCAACAGTGCCTTTTTGCCCCCACCATTGGCGCCTTCCATCACTGCCAAACTGGCTGCTGATGCTAATCAGACTTGTTCTACCAACTTAGACAATGACAGTAACAGGTGGCACAGTGATTTGCACAATGAGACTGTTGATAATTTCCAAGCAATTGACCAAAACTGCAACAACAGATATCCCAAAAAATGCCgtcctccttcatctccctcaTCTGCCTTCCAGGTACCACTCACAAGGATTTGTTCCCAACAGGGAACTAGCTTAGATCATGTCTTTGCAGAAACCATCACCCAAGTGAAGAAAATTGTCCCAGATTCAGGGACagagaacaacagcaacaccaAGAGAAGAGTTAGTGAGACCATCTTCTGCCTTGTGTCTGTACCTGTTCACACCTCTACTAACGTCAACAAAGACCTAGCAGCAGATCAGAATAACAATGAGACTATACAAGGCCTGACTGTCACCACGGACACATTTGCTGTGGGCCTCAAAGAGAGCCTTAATATAAGGAGTAAATCTGTGAATGAGATGCCCATGAAATCTCACTACGCTCGCTTTCACACCAGCAGCACATCATCACTGAAGAACTACAAGAGGGCTCCTTTAAGAAAGGAGATAATAGATGCTTGGATACTTCAAGCCAATGACGAAAAAGAAATCTGCTATACTGCGTCCTGGCCTGGAAACCAGTATCGTAACCAGGAAACCCAGACGGGTTCACCTTTAACAGTTCTGAAAAGCCCTGAATCCCAAAGTCCACCTCCACACGGACAAGAACCTGTTCAGTCTGTATCGGGCAAAACCACAGAGAGTGACCTGAGTACAGAATATTGCCATTCTTATGGTTATCCTATGGCGGGACAGAAAAACCTCCAGCTTTCTAGTAATAGCGCCTTTTCTCGTCTTAGTCTCAGCCCAACACAACTGTCATTAACCCAATTCCCATCATCCCCTTCTAAGACCCAAACTCAAGAGAGTGTAGAGCAAGTGGCCTTTGGTCAATTTCTTTTGAAGCCTGTTAACCGACGGCCCTTTGATGCCATTGGTGAACTAGAGAGTATTAACAAAGAAATGGAAGACACAATCAGTAAGAGACCCAATGTTGCTAAACACCATGATGGATTAAATGGGCTGAATGATAGATTTCAACAGTTTAAATTAGCTAATTTCACTGTTGGTCTAGATTTGGACAGGGAAGCAATTAGCCTTCCTCCAATGCACACAGACAAATCCAGTGAAGAAAAAGTCAGATCAAAGTCATTTGCTTCTACTACTGATCTGGCTTTTATGGACAGGGAGATTGTTTTCTCAAAGATACAAACTACCAGCCTCCCACCAGCAAATGAACTGTCCCTGCCCACAAACCAATGTGTCAGTGATAGCTGCCTCTTGCCTTTGCATTCTCCTCAAAATGGGTCCAATCAGCTCTATAGACAGGACATCCCAGTCCTTCAAGAGTCTTTGCTTAGGGATGTAGGGTTAACAGTCTACACAGAAACTCCTGGTGGCCCGGGAGAACCTATTAAGCGCTCACTTTCAGTTCCATCTCCGCTAGATTTGAACAAGCTTAGTGAGTCTGTACAGGAGCTATGGGAGAACAGAACAGCACAAGTCCAAAGTAGTGGTGGCCTCAAAGACAATTCCGATAAAGATCTTCCAGATAGGCTACAGACTAAAAGAAATGCTAAGTCAGACAGTGATGTCCCATCCAGTGGTCATGTGAATTTAAGGATTTGTCGAAGTGACAGTGACAACACATGTAAAAAACATATTTCTTCAATTATcacacaaagaagaagagaagtcTCGTTTGTTTTTAAGACAAATGATAATGATGTGAGATCCACCATTTCTGAGCCTCCAATATATAAGATTGAGTCAACCATAGCAGATAAGCACCTGCAGAACCTACTGATTTTGGAGAAAGCAAATTCTTTATCTGCCCAGGACCTCAGCAATCTGTATGAAGTCAAGTGTGCAAAGGGTATTCCTGAAAATGAATCTATTGAGCAAAGGGCTGCCAGAATCCTGGGTATATCTGTCCCAGTAGAAGCCTTGGGTGTGGGAGGGAAGCAGTCAGAGAGAAAgcatgatgacgatgaagaagaTGCCACTGTAAGTGACAAACTCAGAAatccacctgaggagacagagaagctgATAGAAGAGGGTAAAAAAGTAAAAGAAGATGTTCTTAATGTGGAAGCAACAATCAAAGAGGTAAATGGGACTGAGGGGAACTGTGAAGAAGTCATACAAAAGCACAGTGATGATAATGAAGGCAAAAAGAACCTAGATATTGAGTTTCAGTCCATGCTGGTACTGGACCTGCCTGAGTTTCCACCCAGCAAGCTTCCCCTTTCCCTACCTGTCACCCCTAATGAAAAGCAAGTGCTTGGCATGTGCACGGGTGAGAAGAGGGGCCAAAATGGAGCCTGTAAGGCCACCAAATCACTACAATATAAGATAAACTGCTTGGCTGCATCTCTAGGCAGGTCAGCTACAGACAGAACAGCCCGTCTGAAAGAGTTGGGCTCAGTGTCCAGAATAAGACAGCTCAGCCTCAAAGGTTCCCAATCTGAGAAAAAGGAGAGTGAGAAAAACCCAAGTGACATACCAAAACAGAAATTAGAGGCTGCAGATGATGGAAAGGCTGAactggagagagaaaagaaggggGAGATGAATGAAAAAGAGCGTCCTGTGGGATACCCTGATGTCGCCTGCacatcaaaagaaacaactaaaGAGACTGATGGGAAATggcaaagaaaagaagagaagaccAACGAGATTAAAGACATGATGGcaataaaatcagaaaatgaaagTGCAAAAGGAGATGTCAACTTTAAGTCAAAAGGAGCAGTCTTAGAGCTCAGTCTGGCGGAAGATGACAAAGTAAAGCCTTTgaagaaggaggaaaagaaaacatcaaaggTCCATGGAGTTAAGGGTGTTGATAGAGAAATAACGCCCAAACCAAGGCAACGTACCAAACTCCAAAAGCCTCCACTGCTTCCAAAACCTCTCAGTGTTCCAAAGAGAGAAATAACACTGCCTCTCCGTACCAgcatgtccacctgcagcccctCCAGTATGGACGATGAGGAAGTGCACTCTGTCTCAG ACTCCTACGACCCCACGCGAGTGGAGCAAGTGTGA